The Macaca fascicularis isolate 582-1 chromosome 1, T2T-MFA8v1.1 genome includes a window with the following:
- the CTXND2 gene encoding cortexin domain containing 2, whose protein sequence is MEDSSLSNSVDVDKGFAIAFVVLLFLFLIVMIFRCAKLVKNPYKVSSTTTEPSLS, encoded by the coding sequence ATGGAAGATTCAAGCCTGTCCAACAGTGTTGATGTGGACAAAGGCTTTGCCATTGCCTTTGTTGTTCTTCTGTTTCTGTTCCTAATAGTGATGATTTTTCGGTGTGCCAAGTTGGTGAAGAATCCCTACAAGGTCAGCTCCACAACCACAGAACCATCTCTGAGCTGA
- the LOC107130218 gene encoding cytochrome c-like yields the protein MGDVEKGKKIFVQKCAQCLTMEKGGKHKTVPNLHGLFGQKTGQAVGFSYTDANKNKRITWGEDTLMEYLENLKKYIPGTKMIFAGIKNKVEKADLTAHLKKATNE from the coding sequence atggGTGATGTTGAGAAAGGCAAGAAGATTTTTGTTCAGAAGTGTGCCCAGTGTCTCACCATGGAAAAGGGAGGCAAGCACAAGACTGTGCCTAATCTCCATGGTCTCTTTGGGCAGAAGACAGGTCAGGCCGTTGGATTCTCTTACACAGATGCCAATAAGAACAAACGCATCACCTGGGGAGAGGATACACTGATGGAGTATTTGGAGAATCTCAAGAAGTACATCCCTGGAACAAAAATGATCTTTGCCGGCATTAAAAATAAGGTAGAAAAGGCCGACTTGACAGCTCATCTCAAAAAAGCTACTAATGAGTAA